In the Streptomyces sp. BHT-5-2 genome, one interval contains:
- a CDS encoding TlyA family RNA methyltransferase — protein sequence MAGVARRRLDAELVRRKLARSREHASQLIAAGRVTVGGATATKPATQVETSAALVVRADEGDPDYVSRGGHKLAGALAAFAPHGLRVEGRRALDAGASTGGFTDVLLRAGAGHVVAVDVGYGQLAWQLQSDERVTVKDRTNVRELTLDQIDDVPVDLVVGDLSFIPLGLVLPALVRCAAPDADLVLMVKPQFEVGKERLGSGGVVRSAALRAEAVRGVADRAAGLGLGVLGVTASPLPGPSGNVEYFLWLRAGAPALDPADVDRAVAEGPS from the coding sequence GTGGCAGGAGTGGCACGACGCCGTCTCGACGCGGAGCTGGTGCGCCGCAAGCTGGCCCGCTCGCGGGAGCACGCGAGTCAGCTGATCGCCGCGGGCCGGGTGACCGTCGGCGGGGCGACCGCGACCAAGCCGGCCACCCAGGTGGAGACCAGCGCGGCCCTGGTCGTCCGCGCGGACGAGGGCGACCCGGACTACGTCTCGCGCGGCGGCCACAAGCTCGCCGGGGCGCTGGCCGCCTTCGCCCCGCACGGACTCCGCGTCGAGGGTCGCCGGGCGCTCGACGCCGGCGCCTCCACCGGCGGCTTCACCGACGTCCTGCTGCGCGCCGGCGCCGGCCATGTCGTCGCCGTGGACGTCGGCTACGGGCAGCTCGCCTGGCAGCTGCAGAGCGACGAGCGGGTCACCGTCAAGGACCGCACCAACGTCCGCGAGCTGACCCTGGACCAGATCGACGACGTCCCCGTCGACCTCGTCGTCGGCGACCTCTCCTTCATCCCGCTGGGCCTGGTGCTGCCCGCGCTGGTCCGCTGCGCGGCGCCCGACGCCGACCTGGTGCTGATGGTCAAGCCGCAGTTCGAGGTCGGCAAGGAGCGGCTGGGCAGCGGCGGGGTGGTGCGCAGCGCCGCGCTGCGGGCCGAGGCGGTGCGCGGCGTCGCGGACCGCGCGGCCGGGCTGGGGCTGGGCGTCCTCGGCGTGACCGCCAGCCCGTTGCCCGGTCCTTCGGGGAATGTCGAGTACTTTCTGTGGCTGCGCGCCGGGGCGCCTGCACTCGACCCGGCGGATGTCGACCGTGCAGTGGCGGAGGGGCCCAGTTGA
- a CDS encoding SCP2 sterol-binding domain-containing protein, which yields MATLDQCRAALDRLAHNLSSADGDVRGAAALDRSVSCRITDLDTTFVGRLADGGLQDVTCVAGPPPEKAEIRLTMTGDDLVALVDGRLNFARAWGSGRVRLEAGLRDLMRLRTLL from the coding sequence ATGGCAACTCTCGACCAGTGCCGCGCCGCGCTCGACCGGCTGGCCCACAACCTTTCCTCGGCGGACGGCGACGTGCGCGGCGCCGCCGCGCTCGACCGCTCGGTCAGCTGCCGCATCACCGACCTGGACACCACCTTCGTCGGGCGGCTGGCCGACGGCGGCCTGCAGGACGTGACCTGCGTCGCGGGGCCGCCGCCGGAGAAGGCCGAGATCCGGCTGACGATGACCGGCGACGACCTGGTCGCGCTGGTGGACGGCCGGCTCAACTTCGCCCGGGCCTGGGGCAGCGGCCGGGTGCGGCTGGAGGCCGGGCTGCGCGACCTGATGCGGCTCAGGACGCTGCTGTAG
- a CDS encoding ABC transporter ATP-binding protein yields MSRLSAENLTLAYDQRTIAEDLTVAVPDRSFTVIVGPNACGKSTLLRALSRMLKPAAGAVLLDGQKISSLPAKQVARTLGLLPQSSVAPDGITVADLVARGRYPHQGLLRQWSAEDERIVQESMAATGVAALADRYVDELSGGQRQRVWIAMALAQQTPLFLLDEPTTYLDIQHQIEILDLCASLHEEQGRTLVAVLHDLNQAARYATHLIAMKNGAVVAEGAPSEIVTAELVGRVFGIDCRIIDDPETGTPLVVPAARRRRPRAAAAAAASATAAS; encoded by the coding sequence GTGAGCCGTCTGTCGGCCGAGAACCTCACCCTCGCCTACGACCAGCGGACCATCGCCGAGGACCTCACGGTCGCCGTCCCCGACCGGTCCTTCACCGTCATCGTCGGCCCCAACGCCTGCGGCAAGTCCACGCTGCTGCGCGCCCTGTCGCGGATGCTCAAGCCGGCCGCCGGCGCCGTCCTGCTCGACGGGCAGAAGATCTCCTCGCTGCCGGCCAAGCAGGTCGCCCGCACCCTGGGTCTGCTGCCGCAGTCCTCGGTCGCCCCCGACGGCATCACCGTCGCCGACCTCGTCGCCCGCGGCCGCTACCCGCACCAGGGGCTGCTGCGCCAGTGGTCGGCCGAGGACGAGCGGATCGTCCAGGAGTCGATGGCCGCGACCGGCGTGGCCGCGCTGGCCGACCGCTATGTCGACGAACTCTCCGGCGGGCAGCGGCAGCGCGTCTGGATCGCCATGGCCCTGGCCCAGCAGACGCCGCTGTTCCTCCTCGACGAGCCGACCACCTACCTCGACATCCAGCACCAGATCGAGATCCTGGACCTGTGCGCCAGCCTTCACGAGGAACAGGGCCGCACCCTGGTCGCGGTGCTGCACGACCTCAACCAGGCGGCCCGCTACGCCACCCATCTGATCGCCATGAAGAACGGCGCGGTGGTCGCCGAGGGCGCGCCGTCGGAGATCGTCACCGCCGAGCTGGTGGGCCGGGTTTTCGGCATCGACTGCCGGATCATCGACGACCCCGAGACCGGCACCCCGCTGGTCGTCCCGGCCGCCCGCCGGCGTCGGCCTCGGGCAGCAGCCGCCGCGGCGGCGTCGGCTACAGCAGCGTCCTGA